GGCCTTGTCCGAACCTTCGTACTTGCTGCGGAATTGCAGCGCGCCGGTATAAGGCTTGGGCGCGGCTTCGCAGCGGAAATTGCCGTCGCCGGTCTTGAATTTCTCGATGCCCTCGTAGTAACCCTGGGGCGGCACCAGCGCGGCCTGCGCCGCGCCGCCGAACAGGGCGAGGGCGAGCAGGGCGGGTGCGGTCTTGCTGCTTATGATGGTCATGGTCGCCTCACTGGCCAGCTTGCGCGGTGTGCTGCGCGGGGCTGGCGAAGTTGTTGCGTTTGCAGAGTTTGGCTTCGACTTTCTGCGTACCGCTTTCTGGCCCTTGTACCTCCAGGGCGAGCAGGTTCTGGCCTGCCCAGTCTTCGTCCTCGCGCATCTGGAAGACGAAGCGCCCGTCGGTGTCGGAGGTCTCGGGCTTCTCGATCTTGATGTCCTCGTGGCGGCCGTTGAGGTACCACAGAGTGGCCTGCAGCACCTTCACCGAGCTGTCCTCGAACTTGATGTCGAGCTGGTGGTTGCGGTTGACCAGGTCCTTGATCACGCCGTTCTTGCCGTTGACCATCAGCTCGTTCTTGCCGGGCTTGAGGGTGGCGCTGGCGCTCATCTGGGCCGGGCGGTCGTCGCAGCCGTCGTCGAGCAGGCCGAGGATCTGCCGCCAGATGGTTTCCTGGTCGAGGCGGTACAGCGGCGAGAACTCCCACACCAGGATCTTCGGCGGGTTGTTCTGGAACTCCTCGCTGCCCAGGTACTGGATCATCGAGCCTTCCAGGCCGCCGCCGGGGAAAGCGACATTGAGCACATCGGCCCCGATGTACTGTTCGAGGAAGCCCGAGAAGTTGTAGTTCTTGCCGCTGTGGCTGGTGCCCACCAGGGTGATCTGCGCGTTGCCCGAATCGCCGAACAGGTCGTCGCCGCCGGCGGCGCCCTTCGGTTCGGTGGCGAACTGATCCATGTACTGCACCGCATAGCTGGTGCCGCACAGCTGGCCGGCGACGTTGTGCAGGGTGCCGGTCTTGCCCATGCGGCCGGACTTTTTGGTCTCGAATTCCTTGCGCGGGATGCCTTCGAAGGCCGGCATCTTGTGCACGGTGTCGGCGACGATCTTTGCCGCGCGTTCGGCGCCATAGGGCGTCCAGTGCTGGTCGCCGCGGAAGTAGAAGTCCTTGCCCTGGTCGGCGGCGGCCAGTTGCTCGTTGGTCAGCGGCGACAGGTCGGGCACGTTGTAGCCCATTTTGCTGAAGCGCTGGAGCATGGCCTGGTAGTTGCGCAGGGCCTTCTGGTAGTCGAAGGCGGCCTTCTCTTCGGGGTTGAGCATGTTGCGGTTAACCAGGCCACGGGTCGGCTGATAGACCACCACCAGCTCGACGCCACGCTTCTTGAACGCGTCGTGCACCTGCTGCAGGCGCTTGTAGCCGCCCGGGGTGGTGTCGAACTCGGTGCGCAGGTCCTCTCGGGTACGGAACAGCCAGTCGCCCTGGGCTTGCACCAGGGTGGTGAAGTTCTGCTGGTAGCGCGTGGTGTAGCGGCTGGCGTCGTGGGCCTCGGGGCACAGCTGGCAGCACGGTTCGGCGCTGAAGGTCGGTGCCTTGACGTCTTCGGCGCGCACGCCCTGGCTGATGGCCAGGAGGGCGGCGGACAGGCCCAGCAGTTTCATCAGGTGTGGAGTCATGGTCTGGGCTTCCTTAGTCGATCATTTCGGTCTGGCGTTCGACCGGGTCGATCAGCACGGCCTTCTGCTGGCGCACCAGCAGGTCGAGGATTTCGTCCTGGCGCTCGCCGAGCACGCCGTTGAAGCTGATGCCGTTGGCCTTGCGCGGCATCAGCATCGACACCTTGTACAGCTCCACCGACAGCGGCGAATCGATCGACAGCGGGCCCGAGCCGTTGGCCGCCAGCTCGCCGCCGACCACGATCAGCGACACCTTGGTATCGAACGGGTCGAGGGCGATGTCGCGGTCGGTGTCGGACAGGTCCTTGATATGGCCGTACACGCCCACCAGGCCGTTGGCCATGGCGACGTTCTCGTACAGGCGGATGTTCACGCTGTTGCGCACGCGGATGCCGTGGCGGCGGTTGTTGATCAGCTTGTTGCCCCAGATCAGGTTGTCGCCGCTCTCGTACAAGGTGATGCCGTCGGTGTGGTTGCGGTAGATCTCGTTGTAGGCGATCAGGTTGTTGACGCTGTTACGGTCGATCACCACGCCCGAGAGCTTGTTGTCGTAGCTCTTGTTGTTGATGATCCAGCTGTCGTTGACCTCGCGCGAGACGATGATCCCGTGCTTCTTCTTGGTGCCGTATACGGTGTTGCCGGCGATGATCAGGCGGTGCGAACGGTCGTGGGGGTCGATGCCGTAGACGATGTTGTCGCGGTAGGTGCTGTCCTTGATCACGAAGTCGCTGGTCTCGTAGCAGTAGAAGCCGTACCACATGTCGCTGAACTCGGAGCCGATGATCCAGCCGGTGGGTTCCGGGCGGCCCATCTGCTTGGCCATGTTCGGCGTGTACTGCGAGATGCTCACGCCATAGGACTTGGATTTGGCGTAGCCGAAGCTGGCCATCTTGCTGTTGACGATATAGGTCTCGGTGCCGCCCCAGCTGAGCAGGAACGGGCGGAATTCGTCGGGCTTGCGGAAGGTCGCCGGGCCGTTGGCCTGCTCGCGCCAACCGGTGACCCGGGTGTCGCTGACGAACAGCTTGCCGTCGTTGACGATGAACGAACCGCCTTCCTCGGACAGGCGCAGTTCCTTGACCTTGCCGTCGATCTCCAGCACCCCCTTGCGCCCGACCACGATCGGCAGGCGCGCCAGGTACACGCCCGGCGCGGTTTCACGCAGGTACTGGCTGGGGACTTTCTTGCTCAGCTCCACCAAGTCGACGTGGCCGTCATCGACGAAGATCGCCTGGGGGATGCCGTGCTGGCGGCGTACCCATTCGGCGCCCTTGTTGTCGCCGCCGATGAACTCTTTGAGGGTGTCCTCCTGGAGCATGCGGCGCACGCTGACCTTGCCCTTGTGCTGGCGGTCGATCTTTTGCTGTACGGCCTGGGCGGTGTAGCCGGACAGGTCGGGCAGCTTGGGCGGGTCCATCTTCAGCGGCTCGATCGGCGCGCTGGAGATGGTGTAGGTCTTGGCCTGTTGCAGCCCTTTGGCCATTTCCGGCTCGGCGGCCTGGGCAAGGCCGCCGGCCAGCAGCAGGGCGCTGGCGAGCAGGCTGTGGCGAAGGTTCGGGTGCAGGTTCATGGCTATCCTCTCCCGGCCTCAGTAGCGCCAGATCACGTCGACGAAGGCGCGGTGCATGTACGAGTCGGCCTCTTTGCCGTAGGCGTCGCCCGGCTTGAACACACCGGCGCGCAGGCGCACCAGGGCCGACGGCTCGTCGATCGACTGGCTGATCGAGGCCGGCAGCAGACCCTGCTTGAAGTACTTGGTCACGACCACGTCCATTTCCTGGCCGAGGTCTTTCTCGCCCTGCACCAGCGGGCGGCTGATGCCGCCGTCGTCGACCACCGCGTTGATGCCGCTGGAGCCGATGTTCTGCTTGCCGTCGACGCGCCAGAACTTGTGGTAGATGAAGCTGGCGTCGTAGTCGTCGCGCAGCTGCCAGGAGGCGAACAGGGTGGCCGCCTGCAGGTTGCCCAGCTCGCCGCGGAAGGCTTCGCCGAAGCGGTGTACCCGCGAGCGGGTGCCGGTGAAGTTGGAGCGGTTGCTCTCCAGGCCGGTCTGCTCGAAATTGTTCGAACCGTCGCTGCCGCCGCCGCCGCTGCCCCGGGCGTAGGCCGCGCCGACTTGCCACTGCGGGTCGAGGCGCAGGCGGATACCGAGGTCGGTGGCCCAGGCGTTGACGTCGCCGCTCTGCTTGCCGGTGGCGACCTGGTCGTTGCCGACCGCCTGGCTGCTGAGGGTATCGCGGTCGCCGGTCAGCCAGGTGACGCTGCCCCAGTAGTTGACGGTGTGGTCGTTGCGCCAGTTGTAGGCGTCGCTGTTGGCCTCCAGGCCCAGCCAGGTGAGGTCGCCGGTGCGGGTCTTGTCGAGGGCGTCGACGGTTTCGCCGGGGCTCTTCAGGCTGCCGCCGTCATGGCTGTGGTGGGCACGCAGGCCAACCCAGTGGCCGGGTGTCCATTGCGTGGCGACGTTGCCGTAGACATGGCTGCGGTCCTTGTCTTCGGGGGCCAGTTCGGTGAGGTCGGTGCGGTATTCGCTGAAGCGCTGGGCAACGCCAAGGTCGGCCTTGAGCAGGGTGGTGTCGAAGGTCCAGTTCAGCGCCTCGATGTTGGTGTCGCGCCACATGCCGTCATCGCTGCGCAGGCGCTGGCGACCGAAGCGCAGCTGCTCGCCGGGGTAAGGGGTCAGGCCGCTGTAGCCGATCCAGAATTCGCGCATGGCCAGGTAGCTCTTGTCCGGCTTGCGGCTGTCGTCGCCGTTGTCGCTGGTGGTGCCGTCGTCGTTCTGGCGCAGGGTGTCGGTTTCGATGATGTCGGTGGCGGCCACCGCCTGGCCCATGGCGAAGGCGCTCCAGTTGCCGCGCTCGCCGTACACCCAGGGGCGCAGGTCCAGGCCCAGGCCGTTGACGTCGCCGCCGGAGCGGGTGCCCAGGTCGCGGTCGTCCTCGGACTGGCCGGTGATCTTCACGTCGAGGCCGAAGTTCTTCTGCGCGGTTTCCGCCGCCAGGGTCGGCATCGACCACAGCAGGGCGAAGCTCAGGCCGATGCCGGCTTTCACGAAGGGGTTGAGCGTCATAGCGAATCCTCGGCGTCTACTTCTTCTTTCTCGTCCTGCAGCGCTTCGATGGCCAGGGTGCTGTTGGCGCTCTGGGCCATGCTGCCGCGTGCCTGCTTTTCCTGCGCCAGCAGTTGCTGGGCCTGATTGCGCTGGTCGGGCGTGAGCTGCTGGTCGAGCTGTTGCAGCAGCTCGCTCGACTGTGGGGTCGGGTTGACCTGGGAGAGTTGCGCGAACACCCAGGCATTGGTCGGCGCCGGGCGGATACCGTGGCCTTCGCTGAACAGCTGGGCCAGGGCGTAGTCGGCGCTGTTCTGGCCACCACGGGCGGCGGCGAGCAGGTGGTCGACGGCCTTTTGCGGCTCGACCTGGCCCAGGTAACCGCGGCGGTACAGCTGGCCGAGGTAGTAGTCTGCGCTGACTTCGCCGGCGTCGGCGGCGGCCTGCAGGTGCTCCTGGGCCTTCTGCGCGTCGGCGGGCACGGTCTTGCCTTCGTAGTAGAGCCGGCCCAGCAGCAGTTCGGCGCGGGGCTGTTCTGCCTCGCGGCCCTTGTCGATATAGGCCATCAGCTGGTCGGTGTCGCCCAGTTCGGGGAAGTCGTAGAGCAGCTGCGCCAGGCTCACCCAGGATGCCGGGTTCGCCGGTGCGACCTGCTCGAGCAAGTCCTTGGCGGTCTTCTCGTCGGTCTGGCCCAGGCTGCGGTCGGCCAGCACGCGGGCGACGCTGTCGACCCGGGTGGCCGGCACGGCGCCGCGGGCATGGGCTGCCTTGAGCTGCTCCAGTAGGGCGGCCTGCTGCTCGGGCTGGGCGCGTTTCTGGTAGACGGTGGCCAGTTCCACGTAGCAGATGTCGGTAGTGGCCAGCGCGGCCTTGCAGATCTTCTCCACCTCGCCCAGGTGCTGGTCATAGGTGCCCTGGGTGCGGTACAGCAGCACCTGGGCCAGGCCGGCCTCGGGGTTGTCGGCGGCGCGCCACTGGTCGATCTGCTGTTGGGCGTTGACCTTGGGGAAGCTCTGCGGGTACTGCAGGTAGAGCATCGCCAGCGGGATCAAGGTATTCGCTTCACCTTGTTGCGCCGCGAGCTTGAGCAGGGTCTCGGCCTCTTCGCGCTCGGCCTGGGTGCTGTCGGGCTTGGCCACCAGCAGGCGGCCGAGGCGCGCCTGGGCACGGGGCGAGGTGGCGGCGGCGGCGCGGTAGGTGGACTCGGCTTGCTTGAGCTTGGCCGGGTCGCGGGTGCTGACCTGGATATCCGCCAGGCCGACCTGGGCGTCGCTGTAGCCAAGGTCGGCGAGGGCCTTGTAGTTGCGCTCGGCGGTGGCGGTGTCGCCGCGCTTGAGTGCTTCGTTGGCCAGGCGCTGGTCGGGCAGGCCGGCGCAGCCGGCCAAGGTGATGGCGGCGGCCAGGGCGCATGCCCCCAGGCGCAAGCTGTCCCTGTGGGAGCCGGCTTGCCGGCGAGAGGCCAGTGCAGGCGCTGCATCCGCTGGGCGAGTGCTGCGCACTCGATCGCCGGCAAGCCGGCTCCCACAGATATCGGGGTGTCTGCTGGTCATTATCCGATCCTCTTACAGCCCGCGGGCCACGGCCTTGTCGATCAGCCAGTTCAGCGACGGGCCACGGTCGCTGTTGACCGAGGCCGGGCGGCCGGCGAGCTCGGCCGGCAGGCCGCCGTCGGGCTTGATCTGCACGCGGATATCGGAGGCCAGGTTGTCGGTGTCCAGGCTCGAGCTACCGGTGATCCGGCCGCTGCGCACTTCATCCTCGCCGGCGATCTGGAAGTTGACCCGGGTGCCCGGTTTCACTTCATCGAACTGGCGGTAGCTGAAGCGCGCCTCGATGGTCGGGGTGCTGGTACGTGGGATCAGCGCGAACACCGGCTGGCCCTTGCTGGCGTACTGGCCGTCATCCACCAGCTGGCGCGAGACCACACAGTCGCACGGGCTGGTGAGGGTGCCGGAGAGCTGCTTGCCGAACAGTTCCTCGACCTTGGCCGGCTCCAGTTGCGCGTCGTCCAAGTGGCCCTTGAGCAAATCGAGCATGCTGGTGTTGAAGGTGGCCAGTGGCGCGCCCTTGGCCACGCTCGCGCCGTTTTCCACCAGGCTCTGCACGCTGCCGTCGCGGGGCATGGTGACGTTGGTGGTGGGCACCGCGACCACGCCGGCCTCGGCATGGCTGACGAAGTACAGGCCATACAGCGACTTGGCGACGAAGCCGAAGGCCACCAGGCCGACCACGAACACCCCGGCGGTGACGGTGACCGCGCGCAGGCGGCCGAAGGCCGACAGGCCCGAGCCCCCGTCCTTCTGTTTGCGCGCCTTGGTGAAGTTGTCGCGCTGCAGGGTGCTGAGCACGTCGCCGACGCTGATCAGCTCGCCGGACAGGTGGCTGGTGATGATATGGCGCAGGGTGGCGATGTCGCGCGGTTCGAGGTTCTGGAACTCGGCGCCGGTGCGAGCGGTTTCGCGGCTGCTGGTGCGCACCAGCAGTTCGACGTCCATCGACAGGCCGAGGTTGTCGACCACGAACTGCAGGCGACCGCGCAGCACTTCGCCTTCAGGCAGCGGTTTTTTCGCGTGGAAGGACAGGCCCCCGGCGGACAGGTCGTCAACCTTCACCTCGTGCGGCTCGCGGTTGCCGTCCAGGTAGCGCAGCTTGGCGGGAATGCGCACCCGGGCATGCTGGCGCTGCGCTTCGGATTCATGCACGACATTGACGTTCACGGCGGTATTCATGGCGATTTTCGTTCCTGTTATCCGATCCGGGGGCTCACACGACCATGAACAGCACGGCGACGAAGATGCTCGCGGCCGAGAAGGTCATGGTCCGCGAGGACCAGGTGTTGAACCATTGTTGAAAACTTGCGAGGTCGCGCTTCAGGGCAGTGGGCTGGCGGGTCCAGGACTGCTTGTCGAGGCGGAAGAACACGTAGATCTTCATCACCGCGCCGACGATCTGGTTGTAATAGAGAATCAGCGGGTAGGCGGGGCCTACGTTGTGGCCCGAGCACAGCAGCATGATGGTGAGGATCAGGCGGGTGATGCCGATCCACAGCAGGTACACCAGCAGGAACTGCAGGCCGAACTTGAAGCTGGCGATCACCGCCACGGTCAGGCCCAGCAGGCTGGTCCACATCGACACGCGCTGGTCGAGCAGGACGATGCTGGTGAACAGCCCCAGGCGCTTGAGGCCCAGGCCCAGGGCGCGGGAGTTCTGCCGCAGGTTGTTGCCGTACCAGCGGTACATCAGTTTGCGGCTGGCCTTGATGAAGCTTTTCTCCGGCGGGTGCTCGACCGTGTTGATCGCCGCGTCAGGCACGTAGAAGGTGTCGTAGCCCAGGCGCATCAGGCTGAACCAGCTGGACTTGTCGTCGCCGGTAAGGAACTTGAAGCGGCCCAGGCGCCAGTGCATCAGCGAGTCGCTTTCGACGTCGGCGATGAACTCGGGGTTGGTCACTACGCTTGCGCGGAACATCGACATGCGCCCGGTCATGGTCAGCACGCGCTTGCTCAGGGCCATCGAGCACATGTTGATATGGCGCTGGGCGAAGCGCAGTTTGTGCCACTCGCTCATGATGTAGCCGCCGCGCACTTCGCAGAACTCGTTGGTGGTCAGGCCGCCGACGTTGGGGTAGAGCTTGAACCACGGCACGGTCTTGCGCACCACACCTTCGGCCAGCACGGTGTCGCCGTCGATCACCGCGACCACGGCGTTCTCGTCCGGGAGCATCCGCGAGATGGCGCGGAAACCATAGGCCAGGCCGTCGCGCTTGCCGGTGCCGGCGATGCGCACGATGTCCAGGGTGACGTGCCCGGGCGGGTTGTACTTGGCCCACAGGCTCTTGACCAGCAACTCGTCGGACTTCTCCACCAGCGAGCAGACCACCGTGGTGGGGAAGCCACAGTCGATCGCCTCGCGGATCACCGAGCTGTAGACCTGGGCGGTGGTCAGCGCATCGATGCGGAAGCTGGTGACCATCAGGTACACATGCGACGGGTCGGCGGCCTTGCCGAGCTTCTGCACCTTGCGGCGCAGGTACGGGTAGACCAGGTACAGGAAGATCATGCCGCGGATGAAATGGGTGGCGCCCATGGAGTAGCGCCAGATGCCGACAGCGCCGACCAGGAAGATGAAGTGCTTCGACTGCGAATCGAAGATATCGCTGGGCAGGGCCAGGGCGATCAGCATGAGCAGGCTCATGTAGAGCAGCCAGCCGGCGCACTGCAACAGCACTGTCTGGAACCTTTGCATGTTCGGCATCCGTCGAGAATTCGGGGTGGGAAGGGCGGCGCGCTGGGGAGGGACGCGCCGCCCGACCGGGTTTACCAGCAGATGCCTTCGGTGCGGCTGGTGGTGCAGGTCGGCTTGCTCATGAAACCGACCAGGTCGATCACTTGCTTGCCGGCCGGCGCCTGTTGGGCCAGGGCACGGAATTTCTCGTCACGGTTGCCCAGCACGATGATGTCGGCGTCGTTCACCACCTGCTCGAAGTTGGCATTGAGCAAGGAGGACACATGCGGAATCTTCGATTCGATGTATTCCTTGTTGGCACCGTGTACCCGGGCGTACTCGACGTTCTGGTCGTAGATGTCCAGCTGGTAGCCCTTGCCGATCAGGCGCTCGGCCAGCTCCACCAGCGGGCTTTCGCGCAGGTCGTCGGTGCCGGCCTTGAACGAAAGACCCAGCAGGGCGACCTTGCGCTTGTCGTGGCTTTCGATGATGTCGAAGGCGTTCTGCACCTGGGATTCGTTGCTGCGCATCAGCGAGTCGAGCAGCGGCGCCTTCACGTCCAGGCTCGAGGCGCGATAGGTGAGGGCGCGCACGTCCTTGGGCAGGCACGAGCCACCGAAGGCGAAGCCGGGGCGCATGTAGTACTGCGACAGGTTGAGCACCTTGTCCTGGCAGACCACGTCCATCACGTCGCGGCCATCGACGCCGACCGCCTTGGCGATGTTGCCGATCTCGTTGGCGAAGGTGACCTTGGTCGCGTGCCAGACGTTGCAGGTGTACTTGATCATCTCGGCCACTTCGATCGGCTTGCGGATCACCGGGGCATCGAGTTCTTCGTACAGGGCTTGCAGGACGTCGCCGCTGGCGCTGTCCAGTTCGCCGATGACGGTCATCGGTGGGTGGTCGTAGTCCTTGATCGCGGTGCTTTCACGCAGGAACTCGGGGTTGACCGCCACGCCGAAGTCGACACCGGCCTTCTTGCCCGAGCAGTCTTCGAGGATCGGGATCACCACGTTCTTGACGGTGCCCGGCAGCACGGTGCTGCGCACCACGATGGTGTGACGGCGGGAGGTGTCGCGTAGCACGTAGCCGATCTCGCGGCACACCGACTCGATGTACTCCAGGCCCAGGTCGCCGTTCTTCTTGCTCGGCGTGCCGACGCAGATCATCGACACATCGCTGGCGCGGATGGCTTCGGCGAAGTCGGTGGTGCCGCGCAGACGGCCATTGGCGATGCCTTGCTGCAGCAACTCTTCCAGGCCCGGTTCGACGATGGGCGACTTGCCCTTGTTGATCAGGTCGATCTTGGTGCCGGACACGTCCACCCCAATCACGTCATGGCCTCGTGCCGACAGGCAACCTGCACAGACTGCACCCACATAACCCAAACCAAAGATGCTGATACGCATCGCATTCACCTCGTGTGTTTATCACGCCAGCCCTTCAGCGAAGAGCCGGCCGGGTTGATTGACCAGCAGTTTTCGGGCGCACGGTTCCATGGCGAATTGACACTTCACCGAACGCAGGCATGAACAAATCCGGAGCGCAAAAAGTTATGCACTCAAAGTTGGCAGTCAAAGGCCAGTATTTAAAAGGCGTGCCCTGAAATGCAGCCGTCTTTATTGCAAATCGCTGTTCGCGAATTGCTGTGCTTGTTTTTTCAAGTGGATAAATCCTTTGAAATCAACCACTAGGACGAATTT
This sequence is a window from Pseudomonas maumuensis. Protein-coding genes within it:
- a CDS encoding alginate O-acetyltransferase; amino-acid sequence: MTPHLMKLLGLSAALLAISQGVRAEDVKAPTFSAEPCCQLCPEAHDASRYTTRYQQNFTTLVQAQGDWLFRTREDLRTEFDTTPGGYKRLQQVHDAFKKRGVELVVVYQPTRGLVNRNMLNPEEKAAFDYQKALRNYQAMLQRFSKMGYNVPDLSPLTNEQLAAADQGKDFYFRGDQHWTPYGAERAAKIVADTVHKMPAFEGIPRKEFETKKSGRMGKTGTLHNVAGQLCGTSYAVQYMDQFATEPKGAAGGDDLFGDSGNAQITLVGTSHSGKNYNFSGFLEQYIGADVLNVAFPGGGLEGSMIQYLGSEEFQNNPPKILVWEFSPLYRLDQETIWRQILGLLDDGCDDRPAQMSASATLKPGKNELMVNGKNGVIKDLVNRNHQLDIKFEDSSVKVLQATLWYLNGRHEDIKIEKPETSDTDGRFVFQMREDEDWAGQNLLALEVQGPESGTQKVEAKLCKRNNFASPAQHTAQAGQ
- the algG gene encoding mannuronan 5-epimerase AlgG — protein: MNLHPNLRHSLLASALLLAGGLAQAAEPEMAKGLQQAKTYTISSAPIEPLKMDPPKLPDLSGYTAQAVQQKIDRQHKGKVSVRRMLQEDTLKEFIGGDNKGAEWVRRQHGIPQAIFVDDGHVDLVELSKKVPSQYLRETAPGVYLARLPIVVGRKGVLEIDGKVKELRLSEEGGSFIVNDGKLFVSDTRVTGWREQANGPATFRKPDEFRPFLLSWGGTETYIVNSKMASFGYAKSKSYGVSISQYTPNMAKQMGRPEPTGWIIGSEFSDMWYGFYCYETSDFVIKDSTYRDNIVYGIDPHDRSHRLIIAGNTVYGTKKKHGIIVSREVNDSWIINNKSYDNKLSGVVIDRNSVNNLIAYNEIYRNHTDGITLYESGDNLIWGNKLINNRRHGIRVRNSVNIRLYENVAMANGLVGVYGHIKDLSDTDRDIALDPFDTKVSLIVVGGELAANGSGPLSIDSPLSVELYKVSMLMPRKANGISFNGVLGERQDEILDLLVRQQKAVLIDPVERQTEMID
- a CDS encoding alginate export family protein, whose amino-acid sequence is MTLNPFVKAGIGLSFALLWSMPTLAAETAQKNFGLDVKITGQSEDDRDLGTRSGGDVNGLGLDLRPWVYGERGNWSAFAMGQAVAATDIIETDTLRQNDDGTTSDNGDDSRKPDKSYLAMREFWIGYSGLTPYPGEQLRFGRQRLRSDDGMWRDTNIEALNWTFDTTLLKADLGVAQRFSEYRTDLTELAPEDKDRSHVYGNVATQWTPGHWVGLRAHHSHDGGSLKSPGETVDALDKTRTGDLTWLGLEANSDAYNWRNDHTVNYWGSVTWLTGDRDTLSSQAVGNDQVATGKQSGDVNAWATDLGIRLRLDPQWQVGAAYARGSGGGGSDGSNNFEQTGLESNRSNFTGTRSRVHRFGEAFRGELGNLQAATLFASWQLRDDYDASFIYHKFWRVDGKQNIGSSGINAVVDDGGISRPLVQGEKDLGQEMDVVVTKYFKQGLLPASISQSIDEPSALVRLRAGVFKPGDAYGKEADSYMHRAFVDVIWRY
- the algK gene encoding alginate biosynthesis TPR repeat lipoprotein AlgK — its product is MTSRHPDICGSRLAGDRVRSTRPADAAPALASRRQAGSHRDSLRLGACALAAAITLAGCAGLPDQRLANEALKRGDTATAERNYKALADLGYSDAQVGLADIQVSTRDPAKLKQAESTYRAAAATSPRAQARLGRLLVAKPDSTQAEREEAETLLKLAAQQGEANTLIPLAMLYLQYPQSFPKVNAQQQIDQWRAADNPEAGLAQVLLYRTQGTYDQHLGEVEKICKAALATTDICYVELATVYQKRAQPEQQAALLEQLKAAHARGAVPATRVDSVARVLADRSLGQTDEKTAKDLLEQVAPANPASWVSLAQLLYDFPELGDTDQLMAYIDKGREAEQPRAELLLGRLYYEGKTVPADAQKAQEHLQAAADAGEVSADYYLGQLYRRGYLGQVEPQKAVDHLLAAARGGQNSADYALAQLFSEGHGIRPAPTNAWVFAQLSQVNPTPQSSELLQQLDQQLTPDQRNQAQQLLAQEKQARGSMAQSANSTLAIEALQDEKEEVDAEDSL
- a CDS encoding alginate biosynthesis protein Alg44, which codes for MNTAVNVNVVHESEAQRQHARVRIPAKLRYLDGNREPHEVKVDDLSAGGLSFHAKKPLPEGEVLRGRLQFVVDNLGLSMDVELLVRTSSRETARTGAEFQNLEPRDIATLRHIITSHLSGELISVGDVLSTLQRDNFTKARKQKDGGSGLSAFGRLRAVTVTAGVFVVGLVAFGFVAKSLYGLYFVSHAEAGVVAVPTTNVTMPRDGSVQSLVENGASVAKGAPLATFNTSMLDLLKGHLDDAQLEPAKVEELFGKQLSGTLTSPCDCVVSRQLVDDGQYASKGQPVFALIPRTSTPTIEARFSYRQFDEVKPGTRVNFQIAGEDEVRSGRITGSSSLDTDNLASDIRVQIKPDGGLPAELAGRPASVNSDRGPSLNWLIDKAVARGL
- a CDS encoding glycosyltransferase family 2 protein, which produces MQRFQTVLLQCAGWLLYMSLLMLIALALPSDIFDSQSKHFIFLVGAVGIWRYSMGATHFIRGMIFLYLVYPYLRRKVQKLGKAADPSHVYLMVTSFRIDALTTAQVYSSVIREAIDCGFPTTVVCSLVEKSDELLVKSLWAKYNPPGHVTLDIVRIAGTGKRDGLAYGFRAISRMLPDENAVVAVIDGDTVLAEGVVRKTVPWFKLYPNVGGLTTNEFCEVRGGYIMSEWHKLRFAQRHINMCSMALSKRVLTMTGRMSMFRASVVTNPEFIADVESDSLMHWRLGRFKFLTGDDKSSWFSLMRLGYDTFYVPDAAINTVEHPPEKSFIKASRKLMYRWYGNNLRQNSRALGLGLKRLGLFTSIVLLDQRVSMWTSLLGLTVAVIASFKFGLQFLLVYLLWIGITRLILTIMLLCSGHNVGPAYPLILYYNQIVGAVMKIYVFFRLDKQSWTRQPTALKRDLASFQQWFNTWSSRTMTFSAASIFVAVLFMVV
- a CDS encoding nucleotide sugar dehydrogenase, which codes for MRISIFGLGYVGAVCAGCLSARGHDVIGVDVSGTKIDLINKGKSPIVEPGLEELLQQGIANGRLRGTTDFAEAIRASDVSMICVGTPSKKNGDLGLEYIESVCREIGYVLRDTSRRHTIVVRSTVLPGTVKNVVIPILEDCSGKKAGVDFGVAVNPEFLRESTAIKDYDHPPMTVIGELDSASGDVLQALYEELDAPVIRKPIEVAEMIKYTCNVWHATKVTFANEIGNIAKAVGVDGRDVMDVVCQDKVLNLSQYYMRPGFAFGGSCLPKDVRALTYRASSLDVKAPLLDSLMRSNESQVQNAFDIIESHDKRKVALLGLSFKAGTDDLRESPLVELAERLIGKGYQLDIYDQNVEYARVHGANKEYIESKIPHVSSLLNANFEQVVNDADIIVLGNRDEKFRALAQQAPAGKQVIDLVGFMSKPTCTTSRTEGICW